The following are from one region of the Shinella sp. PSBB067 genome:
- the groL gene encoding chaperonin GroEL (60 kDa chaperone family; promotes refolding of misfolded polypeptides especially under stressful conditions; forms two stacked rings of heptamers to form a barrel-shaped 14mer; ends can be capped by GroES; misfolded proteins enter the barrel where they are refolded when GroES binds) has protein sequence MAAKEVKFGRTAREKMLRGVDVLADAVKVTLGPKGRNVVIDKSFGAPRITKDGVSVAKEIELEDKFENMGAQLVREVASKTNDIAGDGTTTATVLAQAIVREGHKAVAAGMNPMDLKRGIDLAVAEVVKDLQAKAKKINTSEEVAQVGTISANGDKQVGLDIAEAMQKVGNEGVITVEEAKTAETELEVVEGMQFDRGYLSPYFVTNPEKMVADLEDAYILLHEKKLSNLQAMLPVLEAVVQTGKPLVIVAEDVEGEALATLVVNKLRGGLKIAAVKAPGFGDRRKAMLEDIAILTGGTVISEDLGIKLENVTLDMLGRAKKVSISKENTTIVDGAGQKAEIEGRVAQIKAQIEETTSDYDREKLQERLAKLAGGVAVIRVGGSTEVEVKEKKDRIDDALNATRAAVQEGIVPGGGVALLRSSTKIAAKGENDDQEAGINIVRKALQSLVRQIAENAGDEASIVVGKILDKNEDNYGYNAQTGEYGDLIALGIVDPVKVVRTALQNAASVASLLITTEAMIAELPKKDAPAMPGGMGGMGGMDMM, from the coding sequence ATGGCAGCCAAAGAAGTCAAATTCGGCCGCACCGCACGCGAAAAGATGCTGCGCGGCGTCGACGTCCTCGCAGACGCCGTCAAGGTAACGCTCGGCCCGAAGGGCCGCAACGTCGTCATCGACAAGTCCTTCGGCGCTCCGCGCATCACCAAGGACGGCGTTTCCGTCGCCAAGGAAATCGAACTGGAAGACAAGTTCGAGAACATGGGCGCCCAGCTCGTCCGTGAAGTCGCCTCCAAGACCAACGACATCGCCGGCGACGGCACGACGACCGCGACGGTTCTGGCCCAGGCCATCGTCCGCGAAGGCCACAAGGCCGTTGCCGCCGGCATGAACCCGATGGACCTGAAGCGCGGCATCGACCTCGCCGTCGCCGAAGTCGTCAAGGATCTCCAGGCCAAGGCCAAGAAGATCAACACCTCGGAAGAAGTCGCCCAGGTCGGCACGATCTCCGCAAACGGCGACAAGCAGGTCGGTCTCGACATTGCCGAAGCCATGCAGAAGGTCGGCAACGAAGGCGTCATCACGGTTGAAGAAGCCAAGACCGCCGAAACCGAACTCGAAGTCGTCGAAGGCATGCAGTTCGACCGCGGCTATCTCTCGCCCTACTTCGTGACCAACCCGGAAAAGATGGTCGCCGATCTCGAAGACGCCTACATTCTCCTGCACGAGAAGAAGCTCTCGAACCTCCAGGCCATGCTCCCGGTCCTCGAAGCCGTCGTCCAGACCGGCAAGCCGCTGGTCATCGTCGCTGAAGACGTCGAAGGCGAAGCGCTTGCGACCCTCGTCGTCAACAAGCTGCGTGGCGGCCTCAAGATCGCTGCCGTCAAGGCTCCGGGCTTCGGCGACCGCCGCAAGGCCATGCTCGAAGACATCGCCATCCTGACGGGCGGCACGGTCATCTCCGAAGACCTCGGCATCAAGCTCGAAAACGTCACGCTCGACATGCTCGGCCGTGCCAAGAAGGTCTCGATCTCCAAGGAAAACACGACGATCGTCGACGGTGCCGGCCAGAAGGCCGAAATCGAAGGCCGCGTCGCGCAGATCAAGGCCCAGATCGAGGAAACCACCTCCGACTACGACCGCGAGAAGCTGCAGGAACGCCTTGCCAAGCTGGCCGGCGGCGTTGCCGTCATCCGCGTCGGCGGCTCGACGGAAGTCGAAGTGAAGGAAAAGAAGGACCGCATCGACGACGCCCTCAACGCGACGCGCGCTGCCGTTCAGGAAGGCATCGTACCGGGCGGCGGCGTCGCCCTGCTCCGCTCTTCCACGAAGATCGCCGCCAAGGGCGAGAACGACGACCAGGAAGCCGGCATCAACATCGTGCGCAAGGCTCTCCAGTCCCTCGTTCGCCAGATTGCGGAAAACGCAGGTGACGAAGCCTCCATCGTCGTCGGCAAGATCCTCGACAAGAACGAAGACAACTACGGCTACAACGCCCAGACCGGCGAATACGGCGACCTGATCGCACTCGGCATCGTCGACCCGGTCAAGGTCGTCCGCACGGCGCTCCAGAACGCCGCTTCGGTTGCCTCGCTGCTGATCACGACGGAAGCCATGATCGCCGAACTGCCCAAGAAGGACGCTCCGGCTATGCCGGGCGGCATGGGCGGAATGGGCGGAATGGACATGATGTAA
- the groES gene encoding co-chaperone GroES: MASTTFRPLHDRVVVRRVESEAKTKGGIIIPDTAKEKPQEGEVVAVGSGARDESGKVVALDVKAGDRVLFGKWSGTEVKLDGEDLLIMKEADIMGIIG, encoded by the coding sequence ATGGCAAGCACCACCTTCCGCCCGCTTCACGACCGCGTCGTCGTTCGTCGCGTCGAATCCGAAGCCAAGACCAAGGGCGGCATCATCATTCCGGACACCGCCAAGGAAAAGCCGCAGGAAGGCGAAGTCGTCGCCGTCGGCTCCGGCGCGCGTGACGAATCCGGCAAGGTCGTCGCACTCGACGTCAAGGCCGGCGACCGCGTCCTGTTCGGCAAGTGGTCCGGCACCGAAGTCAAGCTCGACGGCGAAGACCTTCTGATCATGAAGGAAGCCGACATCATGGGCATCATCGGCTGA
- a CDS encoding TIGR01459 family HAD-type hydrolase has protein sequence MAQRIQSFRDIAAQYDAVLCDVWGVLHNGVEAFSHASEALAEARAAGLSVVLVTNSPRPHPGVKVQIRGLGVRDDAYDRIVTSGDVTRSLIAEGPGKVYFIGAEKDLPLLDGLDVETVGLKEAGIVVCAGLRDDEVEAVEDYREELAALAARGLPFICANPDLVVERGHKLIACAGALAGLYEELGGTTRIAGKPHRPIYEKSLAELRAVRGAFDMARVIAIGDGMPTDVRGAQAYGLDVLYISGGIHAGHYVEGGRTDEARLAAFLAAEDAHPKWWMPRLQ, from the coding sequence ATGGCTCAACGCATCCAATCCTTCCGCGACATCGCCGCGCAGTACGACGCGGTGCTCTGCGACGTCTGGGGCGTCCTGCACAACGGCGTCGAGGCCTTTTCCCACGCGTCCGAGGCGCTCGCCGAAGCCCGCGCGGCCGGTCTTTCGGTCGTGCTCGTCACCAATTCCCCGCGTCCCCATCCCGGCGTGAAGGTGCAGATCCGCGGGCTCGGCGTTCGCGACGACGCCTATGACCGCATCGTCACCTCGGGCGACGTCACCCGTTCCCTGATCGCCGAAGGCCCGGGCAAGGTCTATTTCATCGGGGCCGAGAAGGACCTGCCGCTGCTGGACGGTCTCGATGTCGAGACGGTCGGGCTTAAGGAGGCCGGCATCGTCGTCTGCGCGGGCCTGCGCGACGACGAAGTGGAAGCCGTCGAGGACTATCGCGAGGAACTGGCGGCGCTCGCCGCGCGCGGCCTGCCCTTCATCTGCGCCAATCCGGACCTCGTCGTCGAGCGCGGCCACAAGCTCATCGCCTGCGCCGGCGCGCTTGCCGGGCTTTATGAAGAGCTCGGCGGCACGACCCGCATCGCCGGCAAGCCGCACCGGCCGATCTACGAGAAGTCGCTGGCCGAGCTGCGCGCGGTGCGCGGCGCCTTCGACATGGCCCGCGTGATCGCCATCGGCGACGGCATGCCGACCGATGTCCGCGGCGCGCAGGCCTATGGCCTCGACGTGCTCTACATTTCGGGCGGCATCCACGCGGGGCACTATGTGGAAGGCGGACGTACCGACGAGGCAAGGCTCGCCGCCTTCCTCGCGGCGGAGGATGCCCATCCGAAATGGTGGATGCCCCGGCTGCAGTGA
- a CDS encoding bifunctional riboflavin kinase/FAD synthetase, with protein sequence MTVFHRNETREPLPEPLRGGVIAIGNFDGVHRGHQAVLQRALDIAADRAIPALVLTFEPHPRTVFRPERPVFRITPAPLKARILEGMGFSAVIEYPFDRSFSEISAHDFIGSVLMDWLHASEVVTGFDFHFGRGREGGPAFLMAAGQDNGFGVTLVDAFRDENASVISSSFIRALLGEGEVAEAAGQLGYRYTVEAEVIGGKRLGRTLGYPTANMQLPPEVELRNGIYAVRFRRPDGSLHDGVASYGRRPTVDANGAPLLETFLFDFSGDLYGEVCAVSFFGHLRDELKFDGLDALVVQMKRDEEEARALLSGVRPLGAIDRRLCF encoded by the coding sequence ATGACGGTATTTCACAGGAACGAGACCAGGGAGCCGCTGCCGGAGCCTCTGCGCGGCGGCGTCATCGCCATCGGCAACTTCGACGGCGTGCACCGCGGCCACCAGGCCGTGCTGCAGCGGGCGCTCGACATCGCGGCGGATCGCGCCATCCCGGCGCTGGTGCTGACCTTCGAGCCGCATCCGCGCACCGTCTTCCGCCCGGAGCGCCCCGTCTTCCGCATCACCCCGGCCCCGCTCAAGGCCCGCATCCTCGAAGGCATGGGCTTTTCCGCCGTCATCGAATATCCCTTCGACCGCAGCTTCTCCGAAATCTCCGCCCACGACTTCATCGGCTCCGTCCTCATGGACTGGCTGCACGCTTCCGAGGTCGTCACCGGCTTCGACTTCCATTTCGGCAGGGGCCGGGAAGGCGGCCCCGCCTTCCTGATGGCGGCTGGCCAGGACAACGGCTTCGGCGTCACGCTCGTCGACGCCTTCCGCGACGAGAACGCCTCGGTCATCTCCTCCAGCTTCATCCGCGCGCTGCTCGGCGAGGGAGAGGTCGCGGAAGCCGCCGGCCAGCTCGGCTACCGCTATACGGTCGAGGCCGAGGTGATCGGCGGCAAGCGGCTCGGCCGCACGCTCGGCTATCCCACCGCCAACATGCAGCTTCCGCCCGAGGTGGAACTGCGCAACGGCATCTACGCCGTGCGTTTCCGCCGCCCGGACGGCAGCCTCCACGACGGCGTCGCCAGCTACGGCCGCCGCCCGACCGTCGATGCGAACGGCGCCCCGCTGCTCGAAACCTTCCTGTTCGATTTCTCCGGCGACCTCTACGGCGAGGTCTGCGCCGTCTCCTTCTTCGGCCACCTGCGCGACGAATTGAAATTCGACGGCCTCGATGCCCTCGTGGTGCAGATGAAGCGCGACGAGGAGGAGGCAAGGGCCCTGCTTTCCGGCGTCAGGCCGCTCGGGGCCATCGACCGGCGTCTCTGTTTCTGA
- the ileS gene encoding isoleucine--tRNA ligase: MTDTAEKVDYSSTLYLPQTDFPMRAGLPQKEPETVARWQKMELYKKLRASAAGREKFVLHDGPPYANGNIHIGHALNKILKDVINRSFQMRGYDANYVPGWDCHGLPIEWKIEEKYREKGRNKDEVPVNEFRQECRDFASGWIKVQTEEFKRLGIEGDFENPYTTMNFHAEARIAGELLKIAKSGQLYRGSKPVMWSVVERTALAEAEVEYADVESDTIWVKFPIVEGPADLQGNFVVIWTTTPWTIPGNRAIAFSSRFPYGLYEVESAQNDFGPQPGEKLIFATRLADEAAAKAKLTFRFVRDVAPEELAAITCTHPLKDLGYTFPVPLLDGDHVTDDAGTGFVHTAPSHGREDFDAWTAKARELEARGISSKIPFPVDDAGFYTADAPGFEGARVMDDNGKKGDANERVIKALIASNMLFARGRLKHSYPHSWRSKKPVIFRNTPQWFVYMDKELGDGTTLRSRSLSAIDDTRFVPAAGQNRLRAMIEGRPDWVLSRQRAWGVPIAVFADENGEVLVDDAVNARILEAFEKEGADAWFAEGAKERFLGREHDAARWTQVMDILDVWFDSGSTHTFTLEDRPDLKWPADVYLEGSDQHRGWFHSSLLESCATRGRAPYNAVVTHGFTMDEKGEKMSKSKGNVVSPQDVMKESGADILRLWVMTTDYWEDQRLGKTIIQTNIDAYRKLRNTVRWMLGTLAHDTGEEIALADMPELERLMLHRLSQLDVLVREGYDAFDFKKITRALIDFSNVELSAFYFDIRKDALYCDAPSSLKRRAALSVIRKLFECLVTWLAPMLPFTMEEAWLSRKPDAVSVHLEQFPAVPAEWRDDALEAKWEKIRDVRSVVTGALEIERREKRIGASLEAAPVVHVGDAELLKALEGQDFAEICITSAITVVAGEGPAGAFRLAEVAKVSVEPKLAEGVKCARSWRITTDVGSDPDYPDVSARDAAALREIGFRRAA, encoded by the coding sequence ATGACCGATACAGCCGAAAAAGTCGATTATTCGTCCACCCTCTACCTGCCGCAGACGGATTTCCCGATGCGCGCCGGCCTGCCGCAGAAGGAGCCGGAAACGGTCGCCCGCTGGCAGAAGATGGAGCTTTACAAGAAGCTGCGCGCCTCCGCCGCCGGCCGCGAGAAGTTCGTGCTGCACGACGGCCCGCCCTATGCCAACGGCAACATCCATATCGGCCACGCGCTGAACAAGATCCTGAAGGACGTCATCAACCGCTCCTTCCAGATGCGCGGCTACGACGCCAACTATGTGCCCGGCTGGGACTGCCACGGCCTTCCGATCGAATGGAAGATCGAGGAGAAGTACCGCGAGAAGGGCAGGAACAAGGACGAAGTCCCGGTCAACGAATTCCGCCAGGAATGCCGTGACTTCGCCAGCGGCTGGATCAAGGTCCAGACCGAGGAGTTCAAGCGCCTCGGCATCGAGGGCGATTTCGAGAACCCCTACACGACGATGAACTTCCACGCCGAAGCCCGCATCGCCGGCGAACTGCTGAAGATCGCGAAAAGCGGCCAGCTCTATCGCGGCTCCAAGCCGGTGATGTGGTCGGTCGTCGAGCGCACGGCGCTGGCCGAGGCCGAGGTCGAATATGCCGATGTCGAGAGCGACACGATCTGGGTGAAGTTCCCGATCGTCGAAGGCCCGGCCGACCTTCAGGGCAACTTCGTCGTCATCTGGACCACCACCCCCTGGACGATCCCCGGCAACCGCGCCATCGCCTTCTCCTCGCGTTTCCCTTACGGTCTCTATGAGGTCGAAAGCGCCCAGAACGACTTCGGCCCGCAGCCGGGCGAAAAGCTGATCTTCGCGACGCGCCTTGCCGACGAGGCCGCCGCCAAGGCGAAGCTTACCTTCCGGTTCGTGCGCGACGTGGCGCCCGAGGAACTGGCCGCCATCACCTGCACCCATCCGCTCAAGGACCTCGGCTATACTTTCCCCGTTCCCCTGCTCGACGGCGACCACGTCACCGACGATGCCGGCACGGGCTTCGTGCACACGGCCCCCAGCCACGGCCGCGAGGACTTCGACGCCTGGACGGCGAAGGCCCGCGAGCTGGAAGCGCGCGGCATCTCCTCGAAGATCCCGTTCCCGGTCGACGACGCCGGCTTCTATACCGCCGACGCCCCCGGCTTCGAGGGCGCGCGCGTCATGGACGACAACGGCAAGAAGGGCGATGCCAACGAGCGCGTCATCAAGGCGCTGATTGCGTCCAACATGCTCTTCGCCCGCGGCCGCCTCAAACACTCCTATCCGCATTCCTGGCGCTCCAAGAAACCGGTCATCTTCCGCAACACGCCGCAATGGTTCGTCTACATGGACAAGGAACTCGGCGACGGCACCACGCTGCGCTCGCGCTCGCTTTCCGCCATCGACGACACCCGCTTCGTGCCCGCCGCCGGCCAGAACCGCCTGCGCGCCATGATCGAGGGCCGCCCGGACTGGGTGCTCTCGCGCCAGCGCGCCTGGGGCGTGCCGATCGCCGTCTTCGCCGACGAGAACGGCGAGGTGCTGGTGGACGACGCCGTCAACGCCCGCATCCTCGAAGCCTTCGAGAAGGAGGGCGCGGACGCCTGGTTCGCCGAAGGCGCCAAGGAACGTTTCCTCGGCAGGGAACATGACGCGGCCCGCTGGACGCAGGTCATGGACATCCTCGACGTCTGGTTCGATTCGGGCTCGACGCACACCTTCACCCTGGAAGACCGCCCGGACCTGAAATGGCCGGCCGACGTCTATCTCGAAGGCTCGGACCAGCATCGCGGCTGGTTCCATTCCTCGCTGCTGGAAAGCTGCGCGACGCGCGGCCGCGCGCCCTACAACGCCGTCGTCACACATGGCTTCACCATGGACGAGAAGGGCGAGAAGATGTCGAAGTCCAAGGGCAACGTCGTCTCGCCGCAGGACGTGATGAAGGAATCGGGCGCCGACATCCTGCGCCTCTGGGTCATGACGACGGACTACTGGGAAGACCAGCGCCTCGGCAAGACGATCATCCAGACCAATATCGACGCCTACCGCAAGCTGCGCAACACGGTGCGCTGGATGCTGGGCACGCTCGCCCACGACACGGGCGAGGAGATCGCCCTTGCCGACATGCCGGAGCTGGAACGGCTGATGCTGCATCGCCTGTCGCAGCTCGACGTTCTGGTGCGCGAAGGCTACGACGCCTTCGACTTCAAGAAGATCACCCGCGCGCTCATAGACTTCTCCAACGTCGAGCTCTCGGCCTTCTACTTCGATATCCGCAAGGATGCGCTCTACTGCGACGCCCCGTCCTCGCTGAAGCGCCGCGCCGCGCTCTCGGTCATCCGCAAGCTCTTCGAGTGCCTCGTCACCTGGCTGGCGCCCATGCTGCCCTTCACGATGGAAGAGGCATGGCTTTCCCGCAAGCCGGATGCCGTCTCGGTGCATCTCGAACAGTTCCCGGCTGTCCCGGCCGAATGGCGTGACGATGCGCTGGAAGCCAAGTGGGAGAAGATCCGCGACGTGCGCTCGGTCGTGACGGGCGCGCTGGAGATCGAGCGCCGTGAAAAGCGCATCGGCGCCTCGCTGGAAGCCGCCCCCGTCGTCCATGTCGGCGACGCGGAGCTGCTGAAGGCGCTGGAAGGCCAGGACTTTGCGGAGATCTGCATCACCTCGGCCATCACGGTCGTTGCCGGCGAAGGCCCGGCCGGTGCCTTCCGCCTGGCCGAAGTCGCCAAGGTCTCGGTCGAGCCGAAGCTTGCCGAAGGCGTCAAATGCGCGCGCTCCTGGCGCATCACGACCGATGTCGGCTCCGACCCGGATTACCCGGATGTCTCGGCGCGCGATGCCGCGGCGCTGCGCGAGATCGGCTTCCGCCGCGCCGCCTGA
- a CDS encoding GNAT family N-acetyltransferase has product MTAYRIRPATVADAAIILRFIRELADYENALDEVAATEETVAASLFGEGSVSFAAICETEAGEPAGSAVWFKTYSTWQAKNGLYLEDLYVTPAHRGAGVGKMLLRHLARIAVEEDCARFEWSVLDWNEPAIRVYEAIGAEPHKEWVRYRLAGDRLKRFAEG; this is encoded by the coding sequence ATGACCGCCTATCGAATTCGCCCGGCGACCGTGGCGGATGCCGCGATCATCCTGCGCTTCATCCGCGAACTGGCTGATTACGAAAACGCCCTCGACGAAGTCGCCGCGACGGAAGAGACGGTCGCGGCCTCGCTGTTCGGCGAAGGCTCGGTAAGCTTCGCGGCGATCTGCGAGACCGAGGCGGGCGAGCCGGCAGGCTCCGCCGTCTGGTTCAAGACCTATTCCACCTGGCAGGCGAAGAACGGCCTCTATCTCGAAGACCTCTACGTGACGCCCGCCCATCGCGGCGCTGGGGTCGGCAAGATGCTGCTGCGCCACCTCGCGCGCATCGCCGTCGAGGAGGATTGCGCCCGTTTCGAATGGAGCGTCCTCGACTGGAACGAGCCGGCGATCCGGGTCTACGAGGCGATCGGCGCCGAGCCGCACAAGGAATGGGTCCGCTACCGCCTGGCGGGCGACCGGCTGAAGCGTTTCGCCGAGGGCTGA
- a CDS encoding nucleoside deaminase: MTNRFMEIALEEARAAGARGEVPVGAVLVLDGAVVARSGNRTRAENDVTAHAEVAVIREASRTLGRERLAGADLYVTLEPCTLCAAAISFARIRRLYYGAEDPKGGAVENGVRFFAQPTCHHAPDVYSGIGGVEAADILKDFFKERREG, encoded by the coding sequence CAAATCGCTTCATGGAGATCGCGCTCGAGGAAGCACGGGCGGCCGGCGCGCGGGGCGAAGTGCCGGTCGGCGCGGTGCTGGTGCTGGACGGCGCGGTCGTCGCGCGGTCGGGAAACCGCACGCGCGCGGAGAACGACGTGACCGCCCATGCCGAGGTCGCCGTGATCCGCGAAGCGTCCCGCACGCTCGGGCGGGAGCGGCTGGCGGGTGCCGACCTCTACGTGACGCTGGAGCCCTGCACGCTCTGCGCCGCCGCCATTTCCTTCGCCCGCATCCGCCGGCTCTACTACGGCGCCGAGGATCCGAAGGGCGGGGCGGTGGAGAACGGCGTGCGCTTCTTCGCCCAGCCGACCTGCCACCATGCGCCCGACGTCTATTCCGGCATCGGCGGCGTGGAGGCCGCGGACATCCTGAAGGATTTCTTCAAGGAAAGGCGCGAGGGCTGA